From Xyrauchen texanus isolate HMW12.3.18 chromosome 12, RBS_HiC_50CHRs, whole genome shotgun sequence, one genomic window encodes:
- the ubtf gene encoding nucleolar transcription factor 1 has translation MNGEMDPSAKDPVWEQDDMLKLLDAMKGNLPEKDQAKYKTSESHLDWEKVAFNSYSGEMCKQKWLEVSREIRKFRTLTELIVDAQDYIKNPYKGKKLKKHPDFPKKPLTPYFRFFMEKRAKYAKLHPEMSNLDLTKILSKKYRELPERKKEKYVKDFLREKESFMASMMKFKKDHPDLLENGNKKSNVPEKPKTPQQLWYSHEKKAHLKAHPDATTKNIKDSIGKQWPQLSDKKKMKWIMKSLEQKKLYEEKMRELIQQHPEMNITEEDIVKSTLTKAERQLKDKFDGRPDKPPCNGYSMFCAELMSSMKDVPSTERMVMCSQRWKVLKQSEKDAYQKRCEQKKKEYEVEMNRFLLSISEEEQQRILGEQKMSGFKKGGDGSLASKKKSSKAKSAEKPKPPVSAMFIFSEEKRPKLQQERSDLSDMELTRLLARMWNELSDKKKEKYKNLEITLKADSEKNSEEKGKRPETPKTAQEIWQQSVIGDYLARFKNDRMKAQKALEATWNTMEKKEKIVWIKKAAEDQKRYERELSEMRSPPPVFTPGKKMKFEGEPKKPPSNGYQKFSQEMLSNGELNHLPMKERMGEIGGRWQRLSLKDKDRYKKMAEEKQRQYKVLLEQWLASLSLQEKAVYKEYNSLKRRSTAKPGGTNAKVKPKAKTSDDDDDDDEEEEEKESDDGSSSSDDSDDDDDDEDDDDNEENMDDEEVEDKENKSESSSSASSSDDSSASDSD, from the exons ATGAATGGAGAAATGGACCCCTCAGCTAAAGACCCCG TTTGGGAGCAGGATGACATGTTGAAGCTGTTGGATGCCATGAAGGGGAATCTGCCTGAAAAGGATCAAGCCAAGTACAAGACATCTGAGTCCCATCTGGACTGGGAGAAAGTGGCTTTCAACTCGTACTCTGGAGAGATGTGCAAACAGAAATGGCTGGAAGTTTCACGCGAG ATACGCAAATTCCGCACACTCACGGAATTGATTGTGGATGCACAGGACTACATCAAAAATCCCTACAAAGGAAAGAAACTGAAG AAACACCCAGACTTCCCCAAAAAGCCATTGACACCATATTTTcgtttttttatggaaaaacgAGCCAAGTACGCTAAACTACATCCAGAGATGAGCAACCTAGATCTCACCAAAATCCTTTCGAAAAAATACAGGGAGCTGCCAGAGCGTAAGAAA GAGAAATATGTGAAAGATTTTCTCAGAGAAAAAGAGTCTTTCATGGCCAGCATGATGAAGTTCAA GAAGGATCATCCCGACCTTCTAGAGAATGGTAACAAGAAGTCTAATGTTCCAGAGAAGCCCAAGACACCGCAGCAGCTGTGGTATAGCCATGAGAAGAAGGCCCATCTCAAAGCACACCCAGAT GCGACCACCAAAAACATCAAGGATAGTATTGGCAAGCAGTGGCCACAGCTCTCAGACAAGAAGAAGATGAAATGGATCATGAAGTCACTGGAACAGAAAAAACTGTATGAG GAGAAGATGCGTGAGCTTATACAGCAGCACCCAGAGATGAACATCACAGAGGAGGACATTGTcaaatccactctgaccaaagcAGAGAGACAGCTCAAGGACAAGTTTGACGGGCGGCCAGACAAACCACCAtg caaTGGTTACTCAATGTTTTGCGCTGAGCTGATGTCCAGTATGAAAGACGTTCCAAGTACAGAGCGTATGGTCATGTGCAGCCAGCGCTGGAAAGTCCTCAAACAGAGCGAGAAGGACGCATACCAAAAACGCTGTGAACAG aaaaaaaaagaatatgagGTCGAGATGAATCGCTTCTTATTA AGTATCTCAGAAGAGGAACAGCAGAGAATACTGGGTGAACAGAAGATGAGCGGCTTTAAAAAGGGAGGTGATGGCAGTCTTGCCTCCAAAAAGAAAAGCTCCAAAGCAAAG TCTGCAGAGAAACCTAAGCCCCCTGTCTCGGCAATGTTCATTTTTTCGGAAGAGAAGCGCCCTAAACTTCAACAGGAAAGGTCCGATCTGTCTGACATGGAGCTCACCAGACTACTGGCCCGTATGTGGAATGAGCTTTCTGACAAGAAGAAG GAGAAGTATAAAAATCTTGAAATAACGCTGAAGGCAGACTCGGAAAAGAACAGCGAGGAGAAAGGAAAACGTCCAGAAACGCCCAAAACAGCTCAGGAAATCTGGCAACAGAGTGTCATTGGAGACTATCTTGCCAGATTCAAG AATGATCGGATGAAAGCTCAGAAGGCCTTGGAAGCCACCTGGAACACCATGGAGAAGAAAGAGAAGATTGTGTGGATCAAGAAGGCTGCAGAGGACCAGAAAAGATACGAG AGAGAGCTGAGTGAGATGCGGTCTCCTCCTCCCGTCTTTACCCCGGGAAAGAAAATGAAATTTGAAGGGGAACCTAAGAAACCACCCTC GAATGGTTATCAGAAGTTCTCTCAGGAAATGCTGTCAAATGGCGAGCTGAACCATCTGCCCATGAAGGAGCGGATGGGTGAAATCGGAGGTCGCTGGCAGCGACTATCTCTGAAAGACAAGGATCGTTACAAAAAGATGGCAGAGGAGAAACAGAGGCAGTACAAAGTGCTGCTGGAGCAATGGCTTGCG AGTTTATCATTGCAAGAGAAAGCTGTGTATAAAGAATATAATTCTCTG AAACGGAGGAGTACAGCAAAACCAGGTGGCACCAATGCTAAAGTGAAACCCAAGGCCAAAACATCA gatgatgatgatgacgatgatgaggAGGAAGAAGAGAAGGAATCTGACGATGGATCATCCTCTAGCGATGACAGTGatgacgacgatgatgatgaaGACGACGATGAT AATGAGGAAAACATGGATGACGAAGAGGTGGAGGATAAGGAGAATAAATCAGAAAGCAGCAGCAGCGCCTCCAGCTCAGACGACTCGTCAGCATCCGACTCAGACTGA